GGCCTCAGGGTTTACACTATCGGGGCCAGCACCGATGCCCGTACCGCTCCCTACCCGATTCATGATCCGATCCGTGGGACCCGCTATCACGAAATCCGCGTGGAGATCGATGAAACGATGATGCGGTCCATCGCCGAGATGACCGGCGGACGCTATTTCCGGGCGACCGACAACGAATCCCTGGAGGCGGTCTACCGGGAAATCGACGGGATGGAACAGAGCGCATTTGAAGAGATTGAGTACCGGGAATTCGAAGACCGGTATCAGGGCTACCTGGCCTGGGGAATGATCCTGATACTGCTGTCGTTTGCAAGCGACAGATGGTTTTTCCGGACTGAATTGTCCTGATTTTCCCTTATCTTATCCCGTTTCCATTTCCACAGATTGATTTTCGCTCCATGTCTCTGACGCAGATTGCGCAGATCTTTTCCAAAGAGTTTCCGGGTGATGACATTACCGGCAAACTGAGGCCGGGCCACACGATTTCCCTCCGTCACTTTGTCGGATCAACCACCTCGCTGGCTCTGGCCGATACGGCCAGACGGCACTATCCGATGATGGTCATCACCCCCGATACCGAACGGGCCCAGTTCCTGAAATCCGACATGGATGCCCTGGGAGTCCGGTCCACCCTCTATTTCCCTCCGGCCGGAAGAAAACCGTATGAATCGGGCCGGGTGAAGGATACCGCCGTTGCGGCCCAGCGCTCCGATGTGATTGACCGCATCCGCGATAACGGCGAGCGGTTGGCTGTGGTGACATCCGCCGATGCCCTGTTCGAAAAGATGGCATCTTCGGAAAGTTTTGCCGAGGCCTCGATCACCCTCCGAAAAGATGGCCGCATTGACCCGGAAACATTGACCGGCCGGCTGGCCGATCAGCAGTACCAGGCCGTCTCCTTTGTGAATGAACCCGGTGAATACGCCCGGCGTGGCGGCATCATCGATATTTTTCCGTTTGCCGGCGAATACCCCATCCGGCTCGAGTTCTTTGGCGATGAAATCGACTCCATCCGGGAGTTTGACCCCGATTCGCAGCGATCTGTCGCGTTTCTGGATCACATCCGCCTGGTACCCAATCTGGAAACGCTCGCCAGGGAAGACAGGCAGTCGCTGATCTCGTTCCTGCCGGAGTCGGCGGTGGTCGCCATCGTGGACTACCCCGGGGTGGTCGCGGAAATCAGCCGTCTCTACGCCGAGGCCATGGCGATATACCGGGAGCAGGTTCCCGGTCTGGCTGATTCCGTTTCCGGTGATATGGCCCCGGCCGATTCCAAAAGCTCCAATACGACATCCGCATCCGCCGCAGCTGCCGGCGGGCGGAATAACCGCGTCGATGCGAAAAACTCCGGCTCGTACCAGGACACCAGCTCCGTCGATATCGAACCGCCCGAACAGCGCTATCTCGCCCCCGAAGAGCTGGTGAAACAGCTGCAACGACATCCGCGGATGCTGTTCGGCGCCCTTCCGGCCGACCTGGAGCCCGATGCCGAATACCGTTTGGACGCCCGGCCCCAGCCCGATTTCAACAGCTCGGTGAAGCTGCTGCGCAAGGATCTGGCCGATCGCAGCCTGGAAAACATCGAAACCTATATTCTGTGTGACAACGACGGGCAACGCAACCGGTTTGAGGAACTGCTCGGTGAACCGAACCGCGACCTCCGCTACCGGATGTCCGTTGATACCCTGCATCAGGGCTTTGTGCTTCCGGGGGCAGGTATCGCCGTGTATACCGACCACCAGATCTTCAACCGGTACCACCGGCCCAAAACCCGGACCCGCTCGCGGCGCGGCGGCATCTCATTCAAAGAGCTGAAAGATCTGAACATCGGCGATTATGTGGTCCACGTCGATCACGGCATCGGCAAGTTCGCCGGTTTCAGAAAAATTACCGTGAGAGGGGCCGAGCAGGAATCGGTCGTCCTGCGCTATCAGGACGATTCCACGCTGTATGTCAATGTCTCCAGTCTGCACAAGCTGCAGAAATACTCCGGAAAAGACGGCACCGCGCCGAAAATCACCAAACTCGGCACCGGTGAATGGGCCCGGAAGAAAGCCAAAACGCGGAAGCGGGTCAAGGACATCGCCCGCGACCTGATCACGCTGTACGCGAAGCGGAAATCACAGAAAGCCTGGGCTTTTTCACCCGACAGCACCGAGCAGACCGAGCTGGAGGCCTCCTTCATGTACGAAGAGACCCCGGATCAGGCCAGCGCCATCGACGATGTCAAAGGCGACATGACCGGTGAAACACCCATGGATCGCCTTGTGTGTGGTGATGTGGGTTTCGGCAAGACCGAAGTCGCCGTTCGGGCGGCGTTCAAGGCGGTGCTGGACGGCAAGCAGGTTGCGGTGATGGTTCCTACCACCATCCTGGCCGATCAGCACTGGAAAACCTTCCGCACCCGCATGAAAGATTTCGCGGTGAACATCGAGGTCATTTCCCGGTTTCGCAGCAAAGCCGAACAGACCGATATCCTCAGACGCACCAAAAAAGGCGCAGTGGACATTCTTGTCGGCACCCACCGCATTGCCTCAAAGGATGTGGCGTTCAAGGACCTGGGTCTGCTGATCGTCGATGAGGAGCAGCGTTTCGGCGTAAGCGTCAAAGAGAAGCTGAAGGAACTGCGCGCTTCGGTGGATGTGCTCACCCTCACCGCCACACCCATCCCCCGCACCCTCCAGTTCTCCCTGATGGGGGCCCGTGACCTGAGTATCATCAACACCCCTCCCCCCAACCGGCAGCCCGTGCTCACCGAGATCCACAGCTTTGACTCCCGCCTGATCCGCGATGCTATCATGCAGGAGGTCAGTCGCGGCGGCCAGGTTTTCTTCATCCACAATCGGGTGCTAAATATCGAGGAGACCGCCGAAATGATCCGGTCGCTGGTCCCGAATATCCGCGTGCAGTTCGCCCATGGACAAATGCCCGGCAGCCGGCTGGAAAAGATTATTCTGGATTTTTACGATCACAAGTTTGACGTGCTGGTATCCACCAATATCGTCGAAAACGGGATCGACATCGCCAATGCGAACACCATCCTGATCAACCAGGCCAACCATTTCGGGCTGTCGGAACTCCATCAGCTGCGCGGGCGGGTGGGCCGCTCAAACCGAAAGGCGTACTGCTACCTGATTACTCCCCCGATGGAGTCGCTGTCTCTCGAATCCCGCAGACGGCTGCTGGCGCTGGAGGAGTACTCCGACCTGGGTTCCGGATTCAACATTGCCATGCGGGATCTTGACATCCGGGGCGCAGGCGACATTCTGGGCGCCGAACAGAGCGGATTCGTGAATGAAGTCGGTTTCGAGATGTACAACAAAATTTTGAACGACGCGGTACGGGAGCTGAAGGAAACCGAGTTTTCCGACTTGTTCGCCGACACCGAATATGTGCCGGAGCGACCGGAGACCACCGTCGAATTCGACTATTCCGCACTGCTGCCGGCCGACTATGTGAGCGACAATGTCGAACGGTTGAATCTGTACCGCCGCCTTTCCGGGGCCGCGGGCAAAAACGAGATCAACGACTGGCGGGACGAGGTAACCGACCGGTTCGGTCCCCTGCCGGAAGCTGCGGTCAATCTCGTCAACGCCACACATATCAAGCAGCTGGCCTCCCGGATATGGCTGGACAAGGTGACTATCCGTTCGGGCCGCATGTGGTTGCAATGCCCGGACCACGACACTGAAACCGGCGCCCGTTTTTACGACCAGGGCGGTTTGCAGCATCTGATGAATCAGCTGGAGACGCTTCGTCCCGGAAAATTCCAGCTGGTGCAGAAGGGCCAGGCGGTGCGATTTGCCGTACAGGACGTGCCGGGCCTGAAGGAAGCCCAAACGCTGCTGGAACAGCTGGAGCCCGCAACCGTGCCGGCCGGCGGCGCGTCGAAAACGGCCGAATACACATGACCGAAACCAGAGATTCATGATTGACACCACACCCGCCATATCGCTGAGTCACTACGCAGAGCTCCTTCGCAAGGGCGGCGTTGTAGCATTTCCCACCGAAACCGTCTACGGCCTTGGAGCCGATGCCTGGAATGCCGACGCCATCGCCCGCATCTTTGCACTCAAGGGGCGCCCGCCGGACAATCCCCTGATCGTACATGTCGGTTCGGTGGAAATGGCGGAAACCCTTGCGGCCGGGATTACCGAAGACGCCCGGCTGTTGATGGAGCACTTCTGGCCGGGTCCGCTGACTCTCATCTTCCCCAAGCGACCGGAGGTGCTGGATATTGTCACCGCCGGTATCGCGACGGTGGCAGTTCGTATGCCCGATCACCCCATCCCCTTGCGGCTCATTGGAGAATCTGGACCGCTCGCCGCGCCGAGTGCCAACACGTCGGGCCGTCCCAGTCCCACGAGGGCCGAGCATGTGCGCCACGATTTCGGAGACGAGGTGCCGGTTATCGAAGGCGGATCGTGCCAATACGGACTTGAATCGACCGTACTGGATCTTTCGCAGCATCCGTACACCGTTCTGCGACCGGGGCATGTTACACAGTCAGACCTGGAGCGGGTGCTCAAACAGCCGGTCCGGATGGCGCAGCATCGGTCGGACGATGATACCGGTGTCGCCCCGCGCAGCCCCGGCATGAAATACACCCATTACGCGCCGGACGCCCGGGTACGCTGGATGACGCCTGACGAACTGGACGATCCCCCAACCGGCAAGAGCAAGACGCTCTATCTGCTTCACACATTGCGAGAGCACCAGGCCGTACCCACGCAGGACACGGATTCGGCATATGCCGGTGATTCAGGGGGGACTGGGGATTCTGGTGGATTGGAGGCTGATTCCAGGGACTCCGGCAGTACCGGCGATGCAAGAGTACCAGGTGGTTCCGGCTTTTCCGACGGCCCCGGTGTTTCCGACGATCCCGGCGATTCCGGCTTTTCCGACAGTACCGACGATCCCGGCGACTCCGGCGATGCAAAAAAACGGGCGAGGCAGCCGCTATCCGTTGTTCACTACCGGGAGGATTACATCGAAATGGCGCGTGACCTGTACGACCGGTTCCGGATGGCCGACCTGAACGGCTATGAGGAGATCGCCATCGAACCGTTTCCCGCCTGGCACGAAATGACCGAGGCGCTGCTCAATCGCATTCGGAAAGCGATCGGCGATTAGGATGAGGCATGGCACTACAGTGGATCCGGCGCATTGAGTAAGTGCACCTGGATTGTTCAGGATCCCGGCGAGTTTTCTTCGGGCAACAATCCGGGAAGTGGAAGCCAAACAAAACAAAGCTGACAGGCCCTGTATAAAAATTGAGCGCCGTGTTCATGGCCCGGAAGAAGTCCGGAAGGAGTCCGGAAGGAGTCCGTTTGAAAGAAGTGCGGTCAGAAGTAAAACCCGGTGCCGGCGGTAAGCGTACCGAATTTCACCCCTCCGATATCCAGCCACCGGTAACGGAAAAACAGCCTCATAGCATTCACATGCACACCAAAGTCAAGTTGATGGTTGATCACATCGGCGTGTGTGGTGTAGGTCCAGCTGCCGGCATACCTCAGTGAAAAAGGCCTCCAGGGGTAGAGTTCGACATTGATGCCGATATCGGGTCCGCGGTAGGTACTGCCATCCAGGCGAAGCGTGCGCATTCCGAGCTGGAGACCGCCGTCACCCTGGGAGACAAACCGGAACTTGCGTTCGAAAAGAAATTCGGTTTGGTGGATTCCGTAAGGGGCGTCATCCTCCTTCATATACTCGTATCCGGCGATCAGGCTCCAGTACCGGATATTGCGCTTGACCCGGGCGGATGCCTGCTGCATGGCCCAGGTGGTTTGCGGTAGCGAGAAGGTCCCCTCGATATCCCACAGGCCGCGGCTTCCCTCTTCAAATGTGCGAATCCCGCTGTATTTCGGATTTGCGTAGGGGTAGCGGGTGTACCGGAGCGGCGGTTCGTCCTCATAGGCCGGCTGAAAATAGAAAAACATGGGCATAACATCGATGCCTACATGCCACATCACCCGGGCGGCCTGAACCACCACGTGGTCGTCGCTTTTGCCGTCGAGGCGGTCCTTGGCCTCTTCGGTACGTGACTGGGCCGAAAGAGGCTGCCAACCGGCAAATACCATCAGGGGGATAAGCGCTATGACAAAACGGTACCTGGACATGAAACGATGGGGTTACAGGATCACTGATATTACGTACCACAGAACGGTTTTGTTGCGTGTAAAGCCCCTGATTCGCCTGTTAGCCCGGGCCTGGTGCCCGCGGCCTGGCCGGATCAGAACATCGGCGCTTTGGGCTTGTTCTGCAGGATCTCCTCGATACGTTCCATCACGGTATCGTCCAGTTTCTCGAGGTCGTCAACGGCGCGCAGGTTTTCCTCCAGCTGCGACACCTTGCTGGCCCCGAGAATGGCGCTGCTCACGTTCGGGTTTTTCAGGCACCATGCGATGGCCAGCCTCGCCAGGGAGATGCCTAGATCATTGGCGACGGAAGTCAGGCCGCGCGCCTTTTCGATATTCCCCGGCTGGAGGATCTCCTCCTTGAGCCAGTCCAGCTCTTTCTGCGAGAGCCGGGTCGTGTCATCCGGAAGGCCGTCGTTATACTTGCCGGTGAGCAGTCCGGAGGCAAGCGGTGAGAAAATGGTGGTACCGAGTCCCACAATCTTGTACAATTTGGAGTACTCCACCTCGACCCTGTGCCGCTTAACCATGTTATAGTGCGGCTGCTCCATCACCGGGGCGACCAGGTTGTGCTGCCGGGCGACGGAGTGTGCCTCCATGATCTCCTGTGCGCTCCACTCCGAGGTTCCCCAGTAAAGCACCTTGCCCTGCATGACTAGCTGATGCATTGCCCAAACGGTCTCCTCCATGGGGGTAGCCTTGTCGGGCCGGTGGCAGAAATAGAGATCCAGATAGTCGACCTGAAGCCGGCGCAGTGCGGCGTGGCACGCCTCGAATACATGCTTTTTACTGAGGCCGCTCTGATTGGGAAGTTCACCGCCCCAGAACACCTTGCTGGATACCAGGAACGTGGTGCGGTCCCACCCGGATTTTTTGAGGATGCGACCCATTACCTCTTCTGACTTTCCGAAGTAGTAGGCCTCGGCATTGTCGAAGAAATTGACGCCGTTATCGTATGCCGTGTGCATCAGCTTTTCGGCGGTGGCGTCGTCAATCAGTTTTCCGAAGGTAAGCCAGGATCCGAGCGACAGGGCACTGACCCTGACTCCGGCTTTTCCAAGAGGGCGATAAATCATAATAGCATGGATTCAGTTAATGGTGGCGTCACGTTCACCGGAAAATATCACTCCGGGAGATCAGATGCGCACCAAAAACCGGACAGCCGCGCGAGACCGTTTGCAAGCAGTCTGCCCTGCTAGTCCCCGCGGAGTTTCTGCCCCAGCAATGCCAGCACATGCTTCCATTCGATTTTGAGCAGTTCAAACTGTTCCCGGACATCAGCAAGTTGTCCCTCAGTAGCGCTCATCTCGATCCTTTTCGAAAGATCGGCCAGCCGCCCGAAACACATGTTCAGCGAGGAGCCTTTGAGCTGATGGGCCAAAGCACGGGCCCGTTTCATGTCGGCACTATCAACGGCCGCCTCAAGCGAGTCGATAATAACGGGGTACGTATCCCGTGTTGCCGATAAAACCTCCTCAACATCTTCTTCGTTGTGATTCAGCCGGCGTTCCAGTTCAGCGGCGTCAAAATGATCTTCTGTTGGGATATCGGGCTCCTTTTCCGGCATTTCTCTCGTTTTCTGCAACAGCAACCTCTCCAGCGCATCCGAAATTTTTTCTGAGTCAACCGGTTTGGAGAGAAAGTCATCCATGCCTGCACGGATGCACTTTTCCCGCTCTTCAGAAGCCGTACCGGCGGTCAGCGCAACAATGGGGGTCCGGTTCCCTGCGGATTCGCGCTTCGCCCCGTCCTCCTTTTCAATGTTTCTGATTTTTTCCGTGACTTCGATTCCGTCCATTTCCGGCATCTGTACGTCCATGAGAACGAGGTCCGGGCGGTGTGTCTCGAACATCCGGAGAGCCTCCCCGCCATCGCGGGCCTCAATGATTTGTGTTTCAGGCAACAATCGGCCGATGATCGAACGGATCAGGATCATGTTCATTGGAACATCCTCGGCGATCAGTACGCTCAGGCCGGTGCCGTCTTCTGCCATTTCGCCTTCGGATGGTGCCGGCTCGGTGTGACTTTGATCCGCAGACGAATCTTCAGATCCGACATCGGAAAAAATCGCAATCAAATCACGCATTTTGACCGGTTTAACGATTCGGGATATCACGCCCAGCTCATCGCATTGCTGCTGAAGGCCGGGTTCTTCCGTGGAAGCGTGCATGAGAACCAGCGGCTGCGTTTCCGGCGATAAACCGAGATCTTTCCGAATCAACTGTGCCGTCTCCATGCCGTCCGGTGAGGGCATGTGACAATCCATCAGGACAACATCAAACGGACCGGAGCGCTCCAGGGTTTTCAAGGCTTCCGGCCCGTTATCACAGGTAACACAGTCAACCTCTTTCTCTTCCATCATCTTTTTGAGAATCGCAAGATTGTTCCTGTTATCATCGACAACAAGGCATCGCCGGACCCGGCTGATGTCTCCGGTTGTGAAACGTTCATCCGGCTCGAATTCTGCGGTGATACTGAAATAGAAGAGAGAGCCTTTTTCCCGTTGGCTCTCAAGCGCGATAGTGCTCCCCATCTTTTGGGCGATCATCTGGGAAATCATCAGTCCGAGACCGGTTCCGCCGTATTTTCGCGTAGTAGAACTGTCTGCCTGGGAGAAGGCTTTGAAGAGTTTCTTTTGCTGGGCTTTTGAAATCCCGATTCCGGTATCGCGAACGGAAAAATGAAAGTGGCCCTGTCCGGAATCGCGCTCTTCCTCGAATACCACTTTCAGTTCAATCTCGCCTGTTTCGGTGAACTTTACCGCATTCCCCAGTAAATTGACGATGATCTGCTTCAGCCGTACCGGATCCACGACAGCGTAGCGGGGCGTATCGGCATCAATATCCAGCAATATTTCGATATGCTTGCGCCCGGCATGGAACGCGATGACATCCACGCTGTTTTCAAGCAGTCCGATGATGTCGGTTCTGACCGGATCCAGTTCGAGCGCTCCCGCTTCAATTTTGGAAAAATCCAGAATGTCGTTGATGATCTGCATCAGGGAATGGCCCGACATGGTGGCATTATCCACATACTGCTTTTGCGCCTCCGAGAGCGGTGTTTTGGCAAGCAACTCGGTAAAACCGATGACTCCGTTGAGAGGAGTGCGAATTTCATGGCTCATGTTAGCCAGAAACTGGCTTTTGGCCTTATTGGCCTGATCTGCTTCCTGTTTCGCAACAACAAGTTCCCGTTCTTTGGCCAGCCTTACCATGGAATCTGCAAGGATATGGGCGATGGTCTGAAGTCTTTCCATTTCCTGTGTATTCCAGGAGTAATGCTTCTTCACCATGTCAAGACCGATAAAGCCGAAATACCGATCCTCGTTTGCAAGGGGCACGGTAAGCAGGGATTTGATATCCTGACTCATGAAGAGGGCTTTTTCGGCAGCAGCCGTTTCCGGCAATGCGGCTACTTCGGGGATATGCACACGTTCCTTATTCAGGATTTTTTTCTTCCACCAGGGAAGCGGATCCACCGGCACCTGCTGCATATCTGAAATATGCGGATCGATGCCTTCGGCACACCACTCATGCGTGTTGGTCTTTGTGGCAAGGTCCTCCGAAAACAGGAACAGATAGGCACGGTCGGCAGCAAAGTAGCGGGCGGTTTCAGCCAGTATCCGGTTCACCGTCTGATCGTAGGTCTCCGCCTTCACCTTGACCAGGCTTGATGATACCAGGGAAACCGTTTTTTGATAATCGTAACTGTTGCTTAATTCCCGTTCCGCGGCCTTTTGCTCGGTCACATCCCTCACAAAGGAGATCAGCCTGTCGCCACCAGAGGGTACCAGCCTCGCCTGGAAAAAGCGGGTTCCCCCCCGAACCGGCATCGAATAGGAAAACTCCGCAACACCCTGCCTCTCTATTGCTTCGGCAATGGCGGCCTCCTTTTTCCGTGACACCTCCGGCGGTAAAACATCGCGGAAGTTCCTTCCGAGAAAATCTTCCGGACGGGCATAGAGATTTGTCGAATCCGCCTTGAAGTCAAGAAAATTCCCCTCCCTGCTAATGACAAAAAGCATATCCGGAATACTCATGGTCAGTGAGCGGTGGTACCTCTCACTGTCAACCAGACGGTACTTGAGCTCGACTTCCTCTGTAATATCGCGCTGAATACCAAAATGGCCGATGATCTTTCCCGTATCGTCATGGATGCAGGTATATTCCACCATAATGGTTATCGGGGTGCCGTCAAAGCGGTGCTGGCTGCTCTCGGAATGCGCCTTGTCTTGATCGAGTATTTTGCGAACCAACTCACGCCCCTGGTCCCGGTCATGTGCAAAAAAGTCGGCTATCGTCAGTTTCAGGACCTGCTCTTTCGTGACACCGTACTGATCCAGAAACGCCTGGTTCACCCTGGTCAAACGCGAATGGTTCAACACATAATCAAGTGTTTTCTCCTTATCATCGGCATTGCCCCAGTCAACAGGCTCATCCAGCGCCATGAAAAAGAAACCGCTCATGGACTGGGAAAAAAACAGGTTCAGTTTCTCCTCGCTTTCCCTGAGCGCCTTCTCGGACCGGACCCGGTCGGTCACATCTCTGGCAGCGGCATAGATAAGTTTTCCTTTCGGATGGGACCGCCACTCAATCCACCGATAGGAGCCGTCGATCGATCTGTACCGATTGGTGAAATTGAGCACTTTCTCCTGCTTGCCCAATGAGTTCATTGCATCCAGGGTCGGCTGGATATCATCGGGGTGAACAAAATCCAGGAACTTCCTGTTATTCAGCTCTTCGCTCGAATATCCAAGGATTTCACCCCAGGCTTTGTTGGTCTTGATGAAATAGCCGTCTGTGTCGGCGATACAGAGCAAATCCAGGTTCACGTCAAAAAAGCCGGCCAGTTCCTCTTCGTGCTGCTTCAACTGCTGCTCGGAACGGATCCTTCGCAGGACCGACCCCACCATATCCGCATATGACTCCATCAGATGCCGGTTTTTCGGCCTTCTTCCCCCCTGATAAAAAAGTGTAAAATCACCGAGATCCCTGGCATCCGTGATTGTCTTGACCACCGCCACACTGCTGATGTTCAGCACCCCGGCAAGCCCGGCCAGCACCTCCCGGGGCAGGTCATTCCCGGCAATATCTTCCAGGCGGTCAAACACCGTTGTTTTATTGCCCTCGGTACGGGCTTCAATACGTGGATTAAGGTTCCATTTTTTGTCCTCAAGTGCAAAGCCCAGGATATCGGCAGCCTTGCGGATCTGCCTGCCGTCGCCTGCGAACGCACGGGTTGTGAAGCTTTCCCTGTTGTGGCTGAACACGTTGAAAGCGACAAAGGATGCCCCTGATATCTGCCTCATGGTCTCCGCGATATCATGGTAGTCGATATTGTCCGCGAAGTAGCCATTCAGCTTTTGGGAAGCCTCTGCAAATTGCGTGAAGTGCGTGAGCTCTTCGTATACGGTTGTGAAATACCCTTCGCCGTCGGAGACAACCGTTACACGGTACCACCGCCCAAGCGCTTCGGAGTAGTGCTCAAATACCTCCCTTCCTCCGTTCAGGGCAATATTTCCAAAAAATCCAATCCAGTCAAACTCCTCTCCGATGATTCCCGGGTGCACCTTTGTAACCGGACGGTTGATGATATCCCCCCTTTTCAGTCCGGAGATTTTTTCAAATGCCCTGTTGGTATTCACAAAAATGTAATCCACGGGTTTACCGTCATCATCAAGGATGATTTTACAATCGGCTATCCCCAGCAAAAACTTGTCAGCCATTCCTTATAATATCTTGAGTA
The sequence above is drawn from the Balneolales bacterium ANBcel1 genome and encodes:
- the mfd gene encoding transcription-repair coupling factor, producing the protein MSLTQIAQIFSKEFPGDDITGKLRPGHTISLRHFVGSTTSLALADTARRHYPMMVITPDTERAQFLKSDMDALGVRSTLYFPPAGRKPYESGRVKDTAVAAQRSDVIDRIRDNGERLAVVTSADALFEKMASSESFAEASITLRKDGRIDPETLTGRLADQQYQAVSFVNEPGEYARRGGIIDIFPFAGEYPIRLEFFGDEIDSIREFDPDSQRSVAFLDHIRLVPNLETLAREDRQSLISFLPESAVVAIVDYPGVVAEISRLYAEAMAIYREQVPGLADSVSGDMAPADSKSSNTTSASAAAAGGRNNRVDAKNSGSYQDTSSVDIEPPEQRYLAPEELVKQLQRHPRMLFGALPADLEPDAEYRLDARPQPDFNSSVKLLRKDLADRSLENIETYILCDNDGQRNRFEELLGEPNRDLRYRMSVDTLHQGFVLPGAGIAVYTDHQIFNRYHRPKTRTRSRRGGISFKELKDLNIGDYVVHVDHGIGKFAGFRKITVRGAEQESVVLRYQDDSTLYVNVSSLHKLQKYSGKDGTAPKITKLGTGEWARKKAKTRKRVKDIARDLITLYAKRKSQKAWAFSPDSTEQTELEASFMYEETPDQASAIDDVKGDMTGETPMDRLVCGDVGFGKTEVAVRAAFKAVLDGKQVAVMVPTTILADQHWKTFRTRMKDFAVNIEVISRFRSKAEQTDILRRTKKGAVDILVGTHRIASKDVAFKDLGLLIVDEEQRFGVSVKEKLKELRASVDVLTLTATPIPRTLQFSLMGARDLSIINTPPPNRQPVLTEIHSFDSRLIRDAIMQEVSRGGQVFFIHNRVLNIEETAEMIRSLVPNIRVQFAHGQMPGSRLEKIILDFYDHKFDVLVSTNIVENGIDIANANTILINQANHFGLSELHQLRGRVGRSNRKAYCYLITPPMESLSLESRRRLLALEEYSDLGSGFNIAMRDLDIRGAGDILGAEQSGFVNEVGFEMYNKILNDAVRELKETEFSDLFADTEYVPERPETTVEFDYSALLPADYVSDNVERLNLYRRLSGAAGKNEINDWRDEVTDRFGPLPEAAVNLVNATHIKQLASRIWLDKVTIRSGRMWLQCPDHDTETGARFYDQGGLQHLMNQLETLRPGKFQLVQKGQAVRFAVQDVPGLKEAQTLLEQLEPATVPAGGASKTAEYT
- a CDS encoding L-threonylcarbamoyladenylate synthase, with the translated sequence MIDTTPAISLSHYAELLRKGGVVAFPTETVYGLGADAWNADAIARIFALKGRPPDNPLIVHVGSVEMAETLAAGITEDARLLMEHFWPGPLTLIFPKRPEVLDIVTAGIATVAVRMPDHPIPLRLIGESGPLAAPSANTSGRPSPTRAEHVRHDFGDEVPVIEGGSCQYGLESTVLDLSQHPYTVLRPGHVTQSDLERVLKQPVRMAQHRSDDDTGVAPRSPGMKYTHYAPDARVRWMTPDELDDPPTGKSKTLYLLHTLREHQAVPTQDTDSAYAGDSGGTGDSGGLEADSRDSGSTGDARVPGGSGFSDGPGVSDDPGDSGFSDSTDDPGDSGDAKKRARQPLSVVHYREDYIEMARDLYDRFRMADLNGYEEIAIEPFPAWHEMTEALLNRIRKAIGD
- a CDS encoding aldo/keto reductase; translation: MIYRPLGKAGVRVSALSLGSWLTFGKLIDDATAEKLMHTAYDNGVNFFDNAEAYYFGKSEEVMGRILKKSGWDRTTFLVSSKVFWGGELPNQSGLSKKHVFEACHAALRRLQVDYLDLYFCHRPDKATPMEETVWAMHQLVMQGKVLYWGTSEWSAQEIMEAHSVARQHNLVAPVMEQPHYNMVKRHRVEVEYSKLYKIVGLGTTIFSPLASGLLTGKYNDGLPDDTTRLSQKELDWLKEEILQPGNIEKARGLTSVANDLGISLARLAIAWCLKNPNVSSAILGASKVSQLEENLRAVDDLEKLDDTVMERIEEILQNKPKAPMF
- a CDS encoding PAS domain S-box protein, producing the protein MADKFLLGIADCKIILDDDGKPVDYIFVNTNRAFEKISGLKRGDIINRPVTKVHPGIIGEEFDWIGFFGNIALNGGREVFEHYSEALGRWYRVTVVSDGEGYFTTVYEELTHFTQFAEASQKLNGYFADNIDYHDIAETMRQISGASFVAFNVFSHNRESFTTRAFAGDGRQIRKAADILGFALEDKKWNLNPRIEARTEGNKTTVFDRLEDIAGNDLPREVLAGLAGVLNISSVAVVKTITDARDLGDFTLFYQGGRRPKNRHLMESYADMVGSVLRRIRSEQQLKQHEEELAGFFDVNLDLLCIADTDGYFIKTNKAWGEILGYSSEELNNRKFLDFVHPDDIQPTLDAMNSLGKQEKVLNFTNRYRSIDGSYRWIEWRSHPKGKLIYAAARDVTDRVRSEKALRESEEKLNLFFSQSMSGFFFMALDEPVDWGNADDKEKTLDYVLNHSRLTRVNQAFLDQYGVTKEQVLKLTIADFFAHDRDQGRELVRKILDQDKAHSESSQHRFDGTPITIMVEYTCIHDDTGKIIGHFGIQRDITEEVELKYRLVDSERYHRSLTMSIPDMLFVISREGNFLDFKADSTNLYARPEDFLGRNFRDVLPPEVSRKKEAAIAEAIERQGVAEFSYSMPVRGGTRFFQARLVPSGGDRLISFVRDVTEQKAAERELSNSYDYQKTVSLVSSSLVKVKAETYDQTVNRILAETARYFAADRAYLFLFSEDLATKTNTHEWCAEGIDPHISDMQQVPVDPLPWWKKKILNKERVHIPEVAALPETAAAEKALFMSQDIKSLLTVPLANEDRYFGFIGLDMVKKHYSWNTQEMERLQTIAHILADSMVRLAKERELVVAKQEADQANKAKSQFLANMSHEIRTPLNGVIGFTELLAKTPLSEAQKQYVDNATMSGHSLMQIINDILDFSKIEAGALELDPVRTDIIGLLENSVDVIAFHAGRKHIEILLDIDADTPRYAVVDPVRLKQIIVNLLGNAVKFTETGEIELKVVFEEERDSGQGHFHFSVRDTGIGISKAQQKKLFKAFSQADSSTTRKYGGTGLGLMISQMIAQKMGSTIALESQREKGSLFYFSITAEFEPDERFTTGDISRVRRCLVVDDNRNNLAILKKMMEEKEVDCVTCDNGPEALKTLERSGPFDVVLMDCHMPSPDGMETAQLIRKDLGLSPETQPLVLMHASTEEPGLQQQCDELGVISRIVKPVKMRDLIAIFSDVGSEDSSADQSHTEPAPSEGEMAEDGTGLSVLIAEDVPMNMILIRSIIGRLLPETQIIEARDGGEALRMFETHRPDLVLMDVQMPEMDGIEVTEKIRNIEKEDGAKRESAGNRTPIVALTAGTASEEREKCIRAGMDDFLSKPVDSEKISDALERLLLQKTREMPEKEPDIPTEDHFDAAELERRLNHNEEDVEEVLSATRDTYPVIIDSLEAAVDSADMKRARALAHQLKGSSLNMCFGRLADLSKRIEMSATEGQLADVREQFELLKIEWKHVLALLGQKLRGD